The Bacteroidota bacterium genome window below encodes:
- a CDS encoding T9SS type A sorting domain-containing protein codes for MKTSIFRTALLVFIWYVQGYSQKIATILPSTYDVIPLAGNIEPMKQTLDSWNFSIQNITVENWSDPEMKKLQDEKTKQKLLQNENKSQENQMVPQATSTVTPVAGKSFSGSTNGLPPFDNGTAVSNGKYIVQMINKKILITDTLGTSLYSNSLGSFFGFGTSPFDPRVIYDSYSDRFIVIAIPGTLKIHVAFSATNDPTGKWYKYNITAPNESGFLDYPFAGVTDKDLLFTTFVVGNDHSRIYQVSKTDGYNGKPLRMETYLPSTNSVWVCVAGHGRSDTPYGNKAYLVSSRTGNKSLHLVEITDTIGGNPLMNIYSIPVPIYYAAGKASQKGSSILLSTTAEARMLSAVFCNGIVHCVHNTDQNNNGYNVIGYYRINVNTKTATPYYFSQPNSDVCYPSVALFGSSQSDKTVVIGYQESNKNIYPSLSAVVCDDTGNWSLPIKLKEGLGTLGGSSRYGDYSSITRKHNAEKPTAWFSGEYGGQGNIRSCWISQITTIGTLTSVSQFNENNSLNIYPNPLIEQFTLSFDIEKMQTEANICIYNMEGQLVKMLFEGPLMAGKNEMRFDKTALASGVYFLRIKGAQELLQNKKIIINQ; via the coding sequence GTGAAAACATCAATTTTTAGAACAGCACTATTGGTATTTATATGGTATGTTCAGGGATACTCTCAGAAAATAGCAACCATCCTTCCATCTACCTACGACGTTATCCCTCTGGCTGGAAATATAGAGCCAATGAAACAAACATTAGATTCGTGGAATTTTTCAATTCAAAATATAACTGTTGAAAACTGGTCAGATCCTGAAATGAAAAAATTACAAGATGAAAAAACAAAACAAAAATTATTACAAAATGAAAATAAAAGCCAGGAAAATCAGATGGTACCGCAAGCTACAAGCACGGTTACACCCGTAGCCGGTAAAAGTTTTTCCGGATCAACCAATGGGCTCCCGCCATTTGATAATGGAACTGCAGTTTCCAACGGAAAATATATCGTACAAATGATTAATAAAAAAATTTTAATAACAGATACTTTGGGCACTTCTCTTTATTCTAATTCCTTAGGTTCCTTTTTTGGGTTTGGAACTTCGCCTTTTGATCCCAGAGTGATATATGACAGCTACAGTGATCGTTTTATTGTTATCGCCATCCCCGGAACACTTAAGATACATGTTGCCTTCTCGGCTACCAATGACCCTACAGGTAAATGGTACAAATATAATATAACTGCTCCCAATGAATCGGGATTCCTAGATTACCCATTTGCCGGGGTAACGGACAAAGATCTGCTATTTACAACTTTTGTAGTTGGCAACGACCATTCCCGCATTTATCAGGTTTCTAAAACCGATGGCTATAATGGCAAGCCCTTAAGAATGGAAACATACTTGCCCTCAACAAATAGTGTATGGGTATGCGTTGCCGGTCATGGTCGTTCCGATACTCCTTATGGCAACAAAGCCTACCTGGTAAGTTCCAGAACAGGAAATAAATCACTTCATTTAGTGGAAATCACAGACACTATTGGAGGTAACCCTTTGATGAATATTTATTCTATTCCCGTACCCATTTATTATGCAGCAGGTAAAGCCAGTCAGAAAGGGTCCTCCATTTTATTAAGCACCACAGCAGAGGCGCGTATGTTGAGCGCTGTTTTTTGTAACGGTATCGTACATTGCGTTCACAATACCGATCAGAATAACAACGGCTATAATGTAATAGGATATTACCGGATAAATGTAAATACGAAAACAGCCACACCTTATTATTTCTCACAGCCCAATAGCGATGTTTGTTATCCATCCGTTGCATTATTCGGCAGTTCTCAATCCGATAAAACGGTTGTTATCGGTTATCAGGAATCTAACAAAAATATTTATCCAAGTCTCTCTGCCGTAGTTTGCGATGACACAGGTAATTGGTCACTACCAATAAAATTAAAAGAGGGTTTAGGCACACTTGGCGGGTCTTCACGTTACGGAGATTATTCATCCATAACCCGTAAGCACAATGCGGAAAAACCTACTGCATGGTTTTCAGGAGAATATGGAGGTCAGGGCAATATTCGCTCATGCTGGATATCTCAAATAACTACTATCGGGACACTAACTTCTGTATCTCAATTTAATGAAAACAACTCTCTGAATATTTACCCTAATCCTCTCATAGAACAGTTCACTCTTTCATTCGATATAGAAAAGATGCAAACTGAAGCAAATATTTGTATTTACAATATGGAGGGTCAATTAGTAAAAATGCTATTTGAAGGTCCACTTATGGCGGGTAAAAATGAAATGCGCTTTGATAAAACAGCGCTCGCTTCAGGTGTCTATTTTTTACGTATAAAAGGTGCTCAGGAATTATTGCAAAACAAAAAGATAATAATTAATCAATAA
- a CDS encoding 6-carboxytetrahydropterin synthase, giving the protein MDTIRVTKEFYFEMAHALFGHDGPCKNIHGHSYNLSVCIIGKINNRENDPKNGMLLDFSDLKEIVKSQIIDKFDHSLVLNANSPHKDFVKSDFGSKWNEKIILVNYQPTCENLLVDFVKKIMLQLPGNAKLHHLRLRETATSFAEWHAGDNI; this is encoded by the coding sequence ATGGATACGATAAGGGTTACAAAAGAATTTTATTTCGAAATGGCTCATGCGCTTTTTGGGCATGATGGTCCATGTAAAAACATACATGGTCATTCATATAACCTGTCGGTTTGTATTATTGGGAAGATAAACAATCGGGAGAACGACCCAAAAAATGGAATGTTGCTTGATTTCTCGGACTTAAAAGAGATCGTGAAATCGCAAATCATTGACAAGTTTGATCACAGCCTGGTTCTCAATGCCAATTCCCCACATAAGGACTTTGTAAAATCGGACTTCGGAAGTAAGTGGAATGAAAAAATCATTCTGGTTAATTATCAACCAACCTGCGAAAATTTATTAGTAGACTTTGTAAAAAAAATAATGCTTCAATTACCCGGAAATGCAAAACTCCACCATTTGCGGTTAAGAGAAACTGCAACTTCCTTTGCCGAGTGGCATGCCGGTGATAATATATAG
- the hemN gene encoding oxygen-independent coproporphyrinogen III oxidase: MDTLISKYNVAAPRYTSYPTVPYWDVKPPTIDEWIKSVKFSFDKSNQKDGISIYIHLPFCESLCTYCACNTRITVNHNVELPYIKSILKEWSMYLNVFNEKPRIKEIHLGGGTPTFFSSENLKLLIDGILTTAIVCKEAEFSFEAHPNNTNSNHLKALYDLGFRRVSFGIQDFDPKVQNIINRVQSYEQVKSIVEEARTIGFTSVNFDLIYGLPLQTKKSIINTIDKVKLLKPDRIAFYSYAHVPWIKPGQRKFTEADLPIDVEKRILYETGRGLFNEAGYEEIGMDHFALKTDSLYEASVSGKLHRNFMGYTHNYTQLMIGLGVSSISDTWYSYMQNVKKVEDYQGLIAKGIFPVFKGHLLSQEDLILRKHILNIMCRFETNWNKEHQQYKGLSNALDRLKEMENDGLITISPNHLKVNKNGIAFLRNVCMAFDARLWENSPKTQIFSSAM; the protein is encoded by the coding sequence ATGGATACCCTGATCAGTAAATATAATGTTGCCGCTCCCCGGTATACCAGCTATCCGACTGTTCCATATTGGGACGTAAAACCACCGACAATTGATGAATGGATAAAGTCAGTCAAATTTTCATTTGACAAAAGCAATCAAAAAGACGGAATAAGTATTTATATCCATCTCCCCTTTTGTGAGAGCCTATGTACCTATTGCGCCTGCAATACACGCATTACAGTCAATCACAATGTTGAATTACCCTATATTAAATCCATTCTTAAAGAATGGTCAATGTATCTCAACGTGTTCAATGAAAAGCCACGAATCAAAGAGATCCATTTAGGAGGGGGGACTCCCACCTTTTTCAGTTCGGAGAACCTGAAGCTGCTTATTGATGGCATTTTGACAACAGCCATTGTGTGCAAGGAGGCCGAATTCAGCTTTGAAGCACATCCAAATAATACAAATAGCAATCATTTGAAGGCTTTGTATGATCTTGGGTTCAGGCGAGTAAGCTTTGGTATACAGGACTTTGATCCCAAAGTACAGAATATAATCAATAGAGTTCAAAGCTATGAGCAAGTGAAGAGTATAGTTGAAGAAGCCCGCACTATTGGCTTCACATCAGTAAATTTCGATTTGATTTATGGTCTTCCCTTACAAACAAAGAAAAGCATTATTAATACAATAGATAAAGTAAAACTGCTAAAGCCGGACAGGATTGCCTTTTACAGTTATGCACACGTTCCCTGGATAAAGCCGGGACAAAGAAAATTTACGGAAGCCGACTTGCCTATAGATGTGGAGAAACGGATTCTATATGAAACAGGAAGAGGACTGTTTAACGAAGCGGGTTACGAAGAAATCGGGATGGACCATTTTGCGCTAAAAACAGATTCATTGTATGAAGCGTCTGTTTCGGGTAAACTGCACAGAAATTTTATGGGCTATACGCATAATTACACTCAGCTGATGATAGGCCTTGGAGTATCGTCCATTAGTGACACATGGTACAGTTATATGCAAAATGTTAAAAAGGTTGAGGACTACCAGGGACTTATCGCCAAGGGAATATTTCCCGTTTTCAAAGGACATTTATTAAGCCAGGAAGATTTAATATTAAGGAAACACATACTCAATATCATGTGTCGTTTTGAAACGAACTGGAATAAGGAACACCAGCAGTACAAAGGGTTATCTAATGCGTTAGATCGCTTAAAAGAAATGGAAAACGATGGCTTGATTACAATATCGCCCAATCATTTAAAAGTGAATAAAAACGGAATAGCTTTTCTGCGAAATGTTTGCATGGCGTTTGATGCAAGGTTATGGGAAAACTCGCCAAAAACACAAATCTTCAGTTCCGCAATGTAA
- a CDS encoding YncE family protein translates to MLNIIRNHFFHILWAVSFLFVSCTHYKATPDYDGYPEQIGKIVVGRCSVSGCHNSVSSYACAGLDLSSWEALFKGSRANSSVIPYRADLSFLLFSINTYNDFGPKLYPTMPLNKQPLSKDEFITIREWINKGAPNDKGEIKFAGNINRKKLFVANQGCDLVTVFDTESKLIMRAINVGNSLQTEAPHDMIISPDGQYIYVSFYAGNLFQKFRTSDNSKVSEIVLSDYSWHSIDISGDSKTGITTHLSGNGKATLIDLENMKIIATYQGSGLLIYPHGCALNYDASIVYITSQQGNYIYKINLSDPQNPDINPIVLQPGTLPYSNGIYKPYTIKYFPDYSKYAVTCQGTNELRIFDASNDSLLSSIKTTGVPQLMSFSNTFPYLFVSCMEDSANIQTTSRVNVINYHSQKMVADIFTGYQPRGIAVDDDNNCVWVANRNISPVSWAPHHTTLCNGNNGYITIIDMVTLKLVPGWKTEVSVDPYCIAIRK, encoded by the coding sequence ATGTTGAATATCATACGTAATCATTTTTTTCATATTCTTTGGGCTGTGTCTTTTTTGTTTGTTTCATGCACACATTATAAAGCTACTCCGGATTACGATGGATATCCGGAGCAAATAGGAAAAATTGTTGTTGGCCGATGTTCGGTGAGTGGTTGTCACAATTCCGTCAGTTCCTATGCCTGTGCCGGCCTTGATTTATCATCATGGGAGGCATTGTTCAAAGGGAGCAGAGCTAATTCATCTGTCATCCCGTACCGTGCAGATTTAAGTTTTCTTTTGTTTTCAATAAATACGTATAACGATTTTGGACCAAAACTGTATCCAACAATGCCCCTGAATAAGCAACCTTTAAGTAAAGATGAATTTATTACAATAAGGGAATGGATAAACAAAGGTGCTCCGAATGATAAAGGGGAAATTAAATTTGCCGGTAATATTAATCGTAAAAAATTGTTTGTTGCCAATCAGGGCTGTGATCTGGTTACGGTTTTTGATACGGAATCCAAATTAATAATGAGGGCTATTAATGTGGGGAATTCATTGCAAACCGAAGCTCCTCATGACATGATTATTTCCCCGGACGGGCAATATATTTATGTGTCCTTTTATGCCGGTAATTTATTTCAGAAATTCAGGACAAGTGATAATTCAAAGGTGAGTGAAATTGTCTTATCAGATTATAGCTGGCACTCCATTGATATTTCCGGTGATTCAAAGACAGGCATTACCACCCATCTCAGTGGAAACGGCAAAGCGACCTTAATTGATTTAGAAAACATGAAGATTATTGCAACATATCAGGGAAGCGGATTGCTTATTTATCCCCACGGTTGTGCCTTAAACTACGATGCCAGTATAGTATATATTACATCTCAACAGGGAAATTATATTTACAAAATTAATTTGTCGGATCCTCAAAATCCTGACATTAACCCTATTGTATTGCAACCCGGCACACTGCCTTATTCCAATGGAATTTATAAGCCTTATACGATCAAATATTTTCCTGATTACTCGAAATATGCGGTTACTTGTCAGGGAACCAACGAGCTGCGAATATTTGATGCGTCTAATGACAGCCTGTTGAGTAGTATTAAAACGACAGGAGTGCCCCAACTAATGTCGTTCTCGAATACTTTTCCGTATCTGTTCGTAAGTTGCATGGAAGATTCCGCGAATATCCAAACAACAAGCCGGGTAAATGTTATAAATTATCATTCACAGAAAATGGTTGCAGATATTTTTACGGGATACCAGCCAAGGGGCATTGCGGTAGATGACGACAATAATTGTGTTTGGGTTGCCAACCGGAATATTTCCCCGGTGAGTTGGGCCCCTCACCATACTACACTATGCAATGGTAATAACGGCTATATAACGATCATTGATATGGTTACATTAAAGTTGGTCCCCGGCTGGAAAACAGAAGTGTCTGTTGATCCATATTGCATTGCTATAAGAAAATAG
- a CDS encoding cytochrome-c peroxidase, with protein MKKNSLVIIAFIIIVFSCRRDADIVCTATPYTLTIPKRFPQPVIPADNPLTVEGIRLGRMLYYDPILSSNGLSCSTCHKNERSYSTPFFTTKTGQKISVPPHINLAWNTDYNWNGSEPTLDRLCLGDFGPDFFNTNMASLVQKLKKHPQYPLLFNKAFSISDLSTITYSELQLKIVYAISQFMRTMISSESRCDKMVRHEIMFTPEEMDGFQTFVTERGDCFHCHGYPLFTSNTFNNNGLDSTLTGANLGRNLVTSNNYDKGKFSVPTLRNIELTAPYMHDGRYQTLEEVVEFYNSGVHWNSPNVDPLMTKPAKEYGLNLTPVQKANLVKFLKTLTDTIFINNPDFKNPF; from the coding sequence ATGAAAAAGAATTCACTTGTAATTATTGCTTTTATTATCATCGTCTTTTCTTGCAGGAGGGATGCGGATATAGTTTGTACTGCTACGCCATATACGTTAACAATTCCGAAAAGATTTCCCCAGCCTGTTATTCCAGCCGACAATCCATTGACAGTAGAGGGAATTCGCCTTGGCAGGATGCTGTACTATGATCCGATCCTTTCGAGCAACGGATTATCCTGCTCTACTTGTCACAAAAACGAAAGGTCATACTCGACGCCTTTTTTTACAACAAAAACGGGACAAAAAATAAGCGTTCCTCCACACATTAATCTGGCCTGGAATACCGACTATAACTGGAATGGATCTGAGCCGACATTAGACCGTTTATGTCTGGGAGACTTCGGCCCCGATTTTTTTAATACAAATATGGCAAGTCTGGTGCAGAAACTTAAAAAACATCCGCAATATCCATTGCTATTTAATAAAGCGTTTAGTATATCAGATCTTTCAACTATCACTTATAGCGAGCTTCAGCTAAAAATAGTATACGCAATCTCACAATTTATGCGCACAATGATCTCTTCTGAATCGAGGTGCGACAAAATGGTCAGGCACGAAATTATGTTTACCCCGGAAGAAATGGATGGGTTTCAAACATTTGTTACTGAAAGAGGTGATTGCTTTCATTGCCATGGGTACCCGCTATTTACCAGTAATACCTTTAATAATAATGGATTAGATTCTACCCTTACCGGCGCAAATCTTGGCCGGAACCTTGTTACCAGCAACAATTATGATAAGGGCAAATTCAGTGTCCCAACATTAAGAAATATTGAACTAACCGCACCCTATATGCACGATGGCCGATATCAGACGCTTGAAGAAGTAGTTGAATTTTACAATTCAGGAGTTCATTGGAACTCCCCCAACGTGGATCCATTAATGACTAAGCCCGCCAAGGAATATGGACTTAACCTTACTCCTGTTCAAAAAGCCAATCTTGTTAAATTCTTAAAAACATTAACCGACACAATCTTTATTAATAATCCTGATTTCAAAAATCCGTTTTAA
- a CDS encoding sterol desaturase family protein, with the protein MSARVDYLAWLSNHFLQISVLPLIFASGLLLATKFYHWLTGTFGYCTLKIPLTSWGVVWYSIIFLVVSDFSRFILHYLVHHYPFLWKIHKMHHTAEVLTPFTLFRVHPLEMILFHIRYLLVYSLITGGFLFLYNDFFEFPKLFGASFFVFVSNILGANLRHSNIPIGFGFLERLLISPKQHQMHHSKDPDLQESNLGSLFALWDILFSTWKPSKGVENIQFGVNGHIKQSFGDEMINPFVEWWSDIKKVFKLKFTRK; encoded by the coding sequence TTGTCGGCAAGAGTTGATTATCTTGCATGGTTATCCAACCATTTTTTACAAATCTCTGTCCTGCCACTTATATTTGCAAGCGGACTATTATTGGCCACTAAGTTTTATCATTGGCTTACAGGGACCTTTGGCTACTGCACTTTAAAGATCCCTCTTACCTCCTGGGGAGTTGTCTGGTATTCAATAATTTTTTTAGTCGTGTCTGACTTTTCAAGATTTATATTGCATTACCTGGTACATCATTATCCGTTCTTATGGAAAATTCATAAGATGCATCATACCGCGGAAGTATTAACTCCATTCACATTATTCAGGGTTCACCCATTGGAAATGATATTGTTTCATATCCGTTATTTATTGGTATACTCTTTGATTACCGGTGGTTTTTTATTTTTGTACAACGATTTTTTCGAGTTTCCAAAATTATTTGGGGCCAGTTTTTTTGTTTTTGTATCCAATATCCTGGGAGCGAACCTCAGGCATTCAAATATCCCCATTGGGTTTGGCTTCCTGGAACGGTTGCTGATAAGCCCAAAACAACACCAGATGCATCATAGCAAGGATCCCGATTTGCAGGAGTCTAACCTCGGTTCACTTTTTGCTCTTTGGGATATATTATTCTCAACCTGGAAACCATCCAAAGGAGTTGAAAATATTCAATTCGGCGTAAATGGGCACATAAAGCAGTCCTTTGGAGACGAAATGATTAATCCATTTGTAGAGTGGTGGAGTGATATTAAAAAAGTATTCAAATTAAAATTCACCCGCAAATAA
- a CDS encoding adenosylcobalamin-dependent ribonucleoside-diphosphate reductase gives MPKKTLKNSAGTHSYEEVLKKCIAYFDGDELAASTWMNKYAMKDKNKKFLELTPDDMHLRMAKQFARKEKEYKEKSHLNGSFKYLSKYGQEREFLDEKKIFNYFKDFKYIIPQGSVMSSLGNPHIIASLSNCIVLPEIYDSYGGIFYTDQQLAQLFKRRCGVGIDISTLRPAGMSVSNAAGTTTGAVSFMERFSNTTREVAQNGRRGALMITIDIAHPDVEQFITVKQDLSKVTGANISIRLSDEFMNAVSNNADYTLRWPIDAAKPKYTKVVKAQELWNTIIKCAHSTAEPGLIFWDRQHYYSTSSVYPGFKNVSTNPCSEIAMQGGDSCRLIALNLFNFIEKPFTSKAKFNYKKFHETTYEAQRLMDDLVDLELEAIERIMAKIESDAEPDYIKEVEVNTWKLLYNAGKKGRRTGLGFTALGDTLAGLGLKFDSAEAIAEVEKIMKTKCEAEFDSSIDMSIERGKFSDFDVTVENTSEFVQMLKKDLPKVYMRMMKFGRRNISISTVAPTGTLSMLAQSSSGLEPVFMLSYKRRRKVNPQDKNVKVDFVDPMGDAWQEFTVYHHKLRLWMETTGESDLSKSPYQGSTAPEIDWKKRIELQSAVQKYTTHSISSTINLPNDVSVDMVGKIYLEAWKNGLKGITVYRDGSRTGVLVSNEKKPESVDIKETQPPKRPKTLEAEIVRFMNHDEKWIAVVGVINGKPYEVFTGRAEESFSIPQWLERGWVIKNKAEDGSKRYDFQYMDKEGYRVTIEGLSRSFNKEYWNYAKLISGVLRHGMPLPHVVGLIENLHLYSDTINTWKTGVERALKKFIPDGTKAVDHKCNECGSPDGLIYEEGCIKCKNCGNSKCG, from the coding sequence ATGCCTAAAAAGACCTTGAAGAATAGCGCCGGCACGCATTCTTACGAGGAAGTGCTAAAAAAATGTATCGCCTATTTTGACGGGGACGAGCTTGCAGCTTCAACCTGGATGAATAAGTATGCCATGAAAGACAAGAACAAAAAATTTCTTGAGCTAACTCCGGACGACATGCATTTGCGAATGGCGAAGCAATTCGCGCGAAAAGAAAAAGAATATAAGGAAAAGTCGCACCTGAACGGGAGCTTCAAATATCTTTCGAAGTACGGACAGGAAAGAGAATTTCTTGATGAGAAAAAAATATTCAACTACTTTAAAGATTTTAAATATATAATTCCACAAGGGAGCGTGATGTCGTCGTTAGGAAATCCGCATATTATAGCATCACTTTCTAATTGCATTGTCCTTCCGGAAATTTATGATTCTTATGGCGGAATATTTTATACCGACCAGCAATTGGCACAGCTGTTTAAAAGGCGCTGCGGAGTGGGAATTGATATTTCGACACTGCGGCCGGCCGGAATGTCTGTTTCAAATGCCGCCGGAACTACAACAGGAGCAGTGTCATTTATGGAGCGATTTTCCAATACAACAAGAGAAGTAGCGCAAAACGGCAGAAGAGGAGCATTAATGATTACGATCGATATCGCGCATCCGGACGTGGAGCAATTTATTACTGTTAAACAGGATCTGTCAAAAGTTACCGGTGCAAATATTTCTATCCGCTTGTCGGATGAATTTATGAATGCAGTATCGAATAATGCCGACTATACTTTGCGCTGGCCAATTGATGCGGCCAAACCAAAATACACTAAGGTTGTGAAAGCTCAGGAATTGTGGAATACAATAATAAAATGCGCACACAGTACGGCTGAACCCGGTTTGATATTTTGGGACAGGCAGCATTACTATTCAACATCTTCTGTATATCCGGGGTTTAAAAATGTTTCCACCAATCCCTGTTCGGAAATTGCGATGCAGGGTGGAGACAGCTGTAGACTGATTGCGCTTAACTTATTCAATTTTATTGAAAAGCCGTTTACGTCTAAAGCCAAATTCAATTACAAAAAATTTCATGAAACCACTTATGAGGCGCAGCGGTTGATGGATGATCTTGTTGATCTTGAGCTGGAAGCTATTGAAAGGATTATGGCGAAAATTGAAAGTGACGCGGAGCCCGATTACATTAAGGAAGTGGAAGTAAATACCTGGAAACTTCTTTACAACGCTGGAAAAAAGGGAAGAAGAACAGGCCTGGGGTTTACGGCACTTGGAGACACATTGGCGGGGTTAGGTTTAAAATTTGATTCAGCAGAGGCCATTGCGGAAGTTGAGAAAATAATGAAAACAAAATGCGAGGCGGAGTTTGATAGTTCAATTGACATGTCAATTGAACGCGGGAAATTTTCTGATTTCGATGTTACGGTTGAAAACACATCGGAATTTGTTCAAATGCTGAAAAAAGATTTACCAAAGGTTTACATGCGCATGATGAAATTTGGCAGAAGAAATATTTCTATAAGTACAGTTGCTCCGACTGGTACACTTAGTATGTTGGCTCAATCATCTTCCGGGCTTGAGCCAGTATTCATGCTTTCATACAAACGCAGACGAAAAGTAAATCCACAGGATAAAAATGTGAAAGTTGATTTTGTGGATCCGATGGGAGATGCCTGGCAGGAATTTACTGTTTATCATCATAAATTAAGACTTTGGATGGAAACAACCGGCGAATCAGACCTCTCAAAAAGTCCTTATCAGGGCTCCACTGCGCCTGAGATTGATTGGAAGAAACGTATTGAATTGCAATCTGCTGTTCAAAAATATACTACTCACTCTATCAGTTCAACGATAAATCTTCCAAATGATGTGTCCGTTGATATGGTAGGTAAAATTTACCTTGAAGCATGGAAAAACGGATTGAAAGGAATTACTGTTTATCGTGATGGTTCAAGAACGGGCGTATTGGTTTCCAATGAAAAGAAACCGGAATCAGTGGACATAAAGGAAACACAACCTCCGAAACGGCCCAAAACGTTGGAAGCTGAGATTGTACGCTTTATGAATCATGACGAAAAATGGATTGCCGTTGTAGGAGTTATAAATGGTAAACCTTATGAAGTTTTTACAGGACGAGCGGAGGAATCTTTTAGTATTCCTCAATGGCTTGAGAGAGGCTGGGTAATAAAAAACAAAGCAGAGGACGGAAGTAAACGTTATGATTTTCAATATATGGATAAAGAAGGTTATCGCGTTACCATTGAGGGGCTTTCACGCTCTTTTAATAAGGAATATTGGAATTATGCGAAACTCATTTCAGGTGTTTTGCGGCATGGAATGCCATTGCCTCATGTCGTTGGGCTTATTGAAAATCTCCATTTATATAGCGATACGATAAACACATGGAAAACCGGAGTTGAACGTGCATTGAAAAAATTCATTCCGGACGGCACAAAGGCGGTTGACCATAAATGCAATGAGTGCGGAAGTCCCGATGGATTAATTTATGAGGAAGGATGTATTAAATGTAAAAACTGCGGCAACTCCAAATGTGGCTAA
- a CDS encoding radical SAM protein codes for MFQETLLFNKIIFGPLKSRRLGLSLGINLLPLNSKLCNFNCIYCECGWTGKRGPTRNTFHARSTVKTYLEEAMIQLKSKNIFPDAVTFAGNGEPTMHPEFSKIIDDTIELRNVYFPNAKVGVLTNATMLNRSSVVEALKKADRRILKLDAGGEDLFQKINQPRSRRCLSWVVDHLQYFNGDMIVQSMFLKGIHNGNPVDNTTDENVTAWLKLLEEIKPKQVMIYSIDRVPAEKGLEKIHKEILERIAMKVREIGIEAMAS; via the coding sequence ATGTTTCAAGAAACTCTGTTATTTAATAAAATAATTTTCGGCCCCCTGAAGAGCAGGAGGCTTGGGCTGTCTTTGGGCATTAATCTTTTACCTCTGAATTCAAAACTTTGTAACTTCAATTGTATCTATTGTGAATGCGGATGGACCGGGAAAAGAGGCCCGACCCGGAATACTTTCCATGCAAGAAGTACAGTGAAAACATATCTTGAAGAGGCAATGATACAACTAAAGTCAAAAAATATTTTTCCGGACGCGGTTACATTTGCAGGAAACGGGGAGCCGACCATGCACCCTGAATTTTCAAAAATTATTGATGACACCATTGAGCTGAGGAATGTATATTTTCCAAATGCAAAAGTCGGAGTACTGACTAATGCAACTATGCTTAATAGAAGCAGTGTAGTCGAAGCATTAAAAAAGGCTGATCGGAGAATCCTGAAACTGGATGCGGGCGGAGAAGACTTGTTTCAAAAAATTAATCAGCCACGTTCGCGGAGATGTTTGAGCTGGGTGGTTGATCATTTACAATATTTTAATGGAGATATGATTGTGCAATCAATGTTCCTCAAAGGGATACATAATGGAAATCCTGTTGACAATACAACGGACGAAAACGTAACCGCATGGCTGAAATTGCTGGAGGAAATTAAGCCCAAACAGGTCATGATATATTCCATTGATAGAGTTCCCGCGGAAAAGGGCCTGGAAAAAATCCATAAAGAAATACTTGAGAGGATTGCAATGAAAGTCCGCGAAATCGGAATTGAAGCAATGGCAAGCTGA